In Clostridium sp. JN-1, one genomic interval encodes:
- a CDS encoding ABC-2 transporter permease — protein sequence MINLINKELILVRKSLYIFTLILAVCVYIVYKASKFNNLGYGFIVLFMGYLSFLIMERYKKRKNDYMIINSLPVHRNLVVLSNYLMMIIYTLFFYLVMAVETLLLKVIGIKGYNLTSPWVLIVPLSCLLIYFAIINPFEIKESKFIESVKLVTYILLFLIPQIIKKISETVIGGKIIGFLTRPDLIYTIMTAFFIVGLVSYTISYLVSLKLYRNFDF from the coding sequence ATGATAAATTTAATAAATAAAGAATTGATTCTTGTAAGAAAGTCATTATATATATTTACATTGATTTTAGCTGTATGTGTGTATATAGTATATAAAGCAAGTAAATTCAATAATTTAGGATATGGTTTCATAGTGCTTTTTATGGGATATCTAAGTTTTTTAATTATGGAAAGGTATAAGAAGAGAAAAAATGATTACATGATAATAAACAGTTTACCAGTCCATAGAAACTTGGTAGTACTGTCTAATTACTTGATGATGATAATCTACACTTTATTTTTTTATTTAGTTATGGCTGTAGAAACTCTATTATTGAAAGTTATAGGAATTAAAGGATACAATTTAACAAGTCCATGGGTTTTAATTGTTCCATTGAGTTGTCTTTTAATTTATTTTGCAATTATAAATCCATTTGAAATAAAGGAAAGTAAGTTTATAGAAAGTGTAAAATTAGTAACATATATATTATTATTTTTAATACCTCAAATTATAAAAAAGATTTCTGAAACAGTTATCGGGGGAAAAATTATTGGATTTTTAACTAGACCGGATTTGATTTATACAATTATGACAGCATTTTTTATAGTTGGTTTAGTAAGTTACACTATATCTTATTTAGTATCTTTAAAATTGTATAGGAATTTTGATTTTTAA
- a CDS encoding ABC-2 transporter permease, whose protein sequence is MLNLILKDLMYQKTSIRSIVIIMFILFCFQSQLRTDGIYFLMSFALVYVIVEGAGRVEGFRKANNITNSLPVTRKQIVISRYIEVLILQVVVVFFCYVLSFLLSIFGNFNVISFNKLLFAFEFVSIIMCFNLLINFSLKYRVSQLAAAILYIIIWTSSFTFFLKSSEQDFNNVDKIINFLGFNYFEIQPAAAAFTTIFFIVCILLSIKFYEKKDI, encoded by the coding sequence ATGCTTAATCTCATATTGAAGGACTTAATGTATCAAAAAACTTCAATTAGAAGTATTGTCATAATAATGTTTATTTTATTTTGCTTTCAAAGTCAATTGAGAACAGATGGAATATATTTTTTAATGAGTTTTGCACTTGTATATGTAATAGTGGAAGGTGCAGGAAGAGTTGAAGGATTTAGGAAGGCAAATAATATTACCAACTCTCTCCCTGTAACTAGAAAACAAATAGTGATTTCAAGATATATTGAAGTACTTATCTTACAAGTTGTTGTGGTGTTTTTTTGTTATGTACTATCATTCTTATTAAGCATTTTTGGAAATTTTAATGTGATTTCATTTAATAAGCTACTTTTTGCTTTTGAATTTGTAAGCATTATTATGTGTTTTAATTTACTCATAAATTTCTCTTTAAAGTACAGAGTTTCTCAATTAGCTGCAGCAATCTTATATATTATAATTTGGACTAGTAGTTTTACATTCTTTTTAAAGAGTTCAGAACAAGATTTTAATAATGTAGATAAGATCATAAATTTTTTAGGCTTCAATTACTTTGAAATTCAACCTGCAGCTGCAGCATTTACTACTATATTTTTTATAGTATGTATCTTGTTATCTATTAAATTTTATGAAAAAAAGGATATTTAA
- a CDS encoding ABC transporter ATP-binding protein produces the protein MDNILEIRNLRKEYDNFTLKDINFTLPKGYIMGFIGPNGAGKSTTIKLIMNLVKKTSGEIKLFGMDNEKYEREVKNRIGFVYDENYYYDELTIYEMRKIIRPFYSKWDDSVFNNYINQFGLNLKDKIKKLSKGMKTKFALAMALSHNAELIIMDEPTAGLDPIFRREILDILYELIQDEKKSIFFSTHITTDLEKIADYITFINNGKIVFSKEKDVVMDEYAIVKGSLDMLNEDSKRQFIGIRKNKFGFEALTSNKDDIRRTYKDKVLVEKASLEDIMFFTTLKGE, from the coding sequence ATGGATAATATTTTAGAAATAAGAAATTTGAGAAAAGAATATGATAATTTTACTTTAAAGGACATAAATTTTACTCTTCCAAAGGGATATATAATGGGATTTATAGGACCAAATGGTGCAGGAAAAAGTACAACTATAAAGCTCATAATGAATTTAGTCAAAAAAACAAGTGGTGAAATAAAATTATTTGGCATGGACAATGAAAAGTATGAAAGAGAAGTAAAAAATAGAATAGGTTTTGTATATGATGAAAACTACTATTATGATGAACTTACAATTTATGAAATGAGGAAAATAATAAGACCTTTTTATTCTAAATGGGATGATAGTGTTTTCAATAATTATATAAATCAATTTGGATTAAATTTAAAAGATAAGATAAAAAAACTTTCCAAGGGAATGAAAACTAAATTTGCACTTGCTATGGCTTTAAGCCATAATGCTGAGCTTATAATAATGGATGAGCCAACAGCAGGACTTGATCCAATCTTTAGAAGAGAAATTTTGGACATATTATATGAATTGATACAAGATGAAAAAAAGAGTATATTTTTTTCTACTCATATAACTACTGATTTAGAAAAGATTGCAGATTATATAACATTTATAAATAATGGAAAAATAGTTTTTTCAAAAGAAAAAGATGTTGTTATGGATGAATATGCAATTGTCAAAGGATCCCTTGACATGTTAAATGAAGATTCTAAAAGACAATTCATAGGTATTAGAAAAAATAAATTTGGATTTGAAGCCCTAACTAGTAATAAGGATGATATTAGAAGGACATATAAAGATAAGGTTTTAGTTGAAAAAGCAAGTTTAGAGGATATCATGTTTTTTACTACTTTAAAGGGGGAATAA
- a CDS encoding GntR family transcriptional regulator, producing the protein MNILISNSSNKPIYEQIKEQIKALIIRGDIDQGESLPSIRNLAKELQISVITTKRAYEELEREGFIETVPGKGSFVSAQNKEILKERKMKMIEEKLQDVVDESIAMDISLEEIIEVLKVLYNN; encoded by the coding sequence ATGAATATTTTAATATCTAATTCCTCTAATAAACCAATTTACGAACAGATAAAAGAACAGATAAAGGCATTAATTATAAGGGGAGATATTGATCAAGGAGAAAGCCTTCCTTCTATAAGAAATCTTGCTAAAGAACTTCAGATAAGTGTTATTACAACTAAAAGAGCTTATGAAGAACTTGAGAGGGAAGGATTTATTGAAACTGTGCCTGGAAAAGGAAGCTTTGTTTCAGCACAAAACAAGGAGATTTTAAAAGAGAGGAAAATGAAGATGATAGAGGAAAAACTTCAAGATGTGGTTGATGAGAGCATAGCCATGGATATTTCATTAGAGGAAATTATAGAAGTTCTTAAGGTTTTATATAACAATTAG
- a CDS encoding TDT family transporter: MNQFLKKYPVPIVGLILGLAASGNLVQSHGEVYHSIFGIIALILFTLIIAKIIKYPKSAAEKLNNPVVANTFPTLSMSIMLMATYLKEYAASLAFTVWIAGLIIHILLILWFTKKFVLDFNIEKVFSSWFIVYVGIVFASVTGPVFGMANVGRVIFWFGFITYLVLLPVVIYRVIKFKKIPEEALPTLAIFAAPASLLLAGYMNSFKVKNMIMFWLLITLSIIMYSVVIIMLFKLLRLKFYPSYSGFTFPLVISAMAMKLVNGFLNKSGQAILSLKYLAKFQEAAGVLITLYVLVRYIQFLIPKDNIS, translated from the coding sequence ATGAATCAATTTTTAAAAAAGTATCCAGTACCTATAGTAGGACTTATTTTAGGACTAGCAGCATCAGGAAATCTTGTGCAGTCACATGGAGAGGTATACCATAGTATATTTGGAATAATAGCATTAATACTATTTACTTTAATAATAGCAAAGATTATAAAATATCCTAAGAGTGCAGCTGAAAAACTAAATAATCCCGTTGTAGCTAACACATTTCCAACACTTTCAATGAGCATCATGTTAATGGCAACTTACCTTAAAGAATATGCAGCATCATTAGCTTTTACAGTGTGGATTGCAGGACTTATAATACATATTTTATTAATACTGTGGTTTACGAAGAAATTTGTACTTGATTTTAATATTGAGAAAGTGTTTTCATCTTGGTTTATCGTCTACGTTGGTATAGTTTTTGCTAGTGTAACAGGTCCTGTTTTTGGAATGGCGAATGTAGGTCGAGTAATATTTTGGTTTGGATTTATAACTTATTTAGTACTTTTGCCAGTGGTTATTTACAGAGTTATAAAGTTTAAGAAAATACCAGAAGAAGCATTACCAACACTAGCTATATTTGCAGCACCAGCAAGCTTGCTCTTGGCAGGATATATGAATTCATTTAAAGTTAAAAATATGATAATGTTTTGGCTGCTAATTACATTATCAATTATAATGTATTCGGTAGTTATAATTATGTTATTTAAGCTTTTAAGGTTAAAATTTTATCCAAGTTATTCGGGATTTACATTTCCACTTGTTATAAGTGCTATGGCAATGAAGCTTGTAAATGGATTCTTAAATAAGTCTGGACAAGCTATTTTATCACTGAAATATTTAGCAAAATTTCAAGAAGCAGCAGGAGTTTTAATAACATTATATGTGCTAGTTAGATATATCCAATTTCTTATTCCAAAAGATAATATATCTTAA
- a CDS encoding C-GCAxxG-C-C family protein — MSLINKSELTKEELLDKVQANAEELFRSGTFFCSESVVQTINELLGKPYDNNIVKLASGFPIGMGKSGCLCGAVSGGQMTLGMVYGKVKGQSMNEKMFKKSKALHDYIKDEYKSTCCRVITREWAGDNFKSQERKNHCITITGKVARWVANEFIEDGQIKVK, encoded by the coding sequence ATGTCTTTAATAAATAAAAGTGAATTGACCAAAGAAGAACTTCTTGACAAGGTTCAAGCTAATGCTGAAGAACTTTTCAGAAGCGGTACATTTTTTTGCAGCGAGTCAGTAGTACAAACAATCAACGAATTATTAGGAAAGCCATATGATAATAACATAGTTAAGCTGGCAAGTGGATTTCCTATAGGAATGGGTAAGTCAGGATGTTTATGTGGTGCCGTTTCAGGTGGGCAAATGACTTTAGGCATGGTATATGGCAAAGTTAAAGGTCAGTCCATGAATGAAAAGATGTTTAAAAAATCTAAGGCCCTTCACGACTACATTAAAGATGAATACAAGTCAACTTGCTGCAGAGTTATAACAAGAGAATGGGCTGGAGATAACTTCAAAAGTCAAGAAAGAAAAAATCATTGTATCACAATCACTGGTAAAGTAGCAAGATGGGTTGCTAATGAATTTATTGAAGATGGACAAATTAAAGTAAAGTAA
- a CDS encoding rhomboid family intramembrane serine protease has product MKNRIHYNSPVILTFSFLAFGVLLLGMLTQGISTKLFFTSFRTSFYDPLQYLRLFTYILGHANWAHFSSNFIIILLVGPMVEEKYGSKELFKMIIFTAFLTGFINITFSNNALLGASGIVFMLILLSSFANVKHGEIPLTLILVVIVFMGKEIFSGLFIQDNIAHSAHIIGGLCGGVFGYLKNRKKLE; this is encoded by the coding sequence ATGAAAAATAGAATTCACTACAATTCTCCTGTTATATTAACTTTTAGCTTTTTGGCTTTTGGAGTACTACTTCTTGGAATGCTTACACAAGGTATCTCTACAAAACTTTTTTTCACCAGTTTTAGAACATCATTTTATGATCCATTACAATACTTAAGATTATTTACATATATTTTGGGTCATGCAAACTGGGCACATTTTTCAAGCAATTTTATTATAATACTATTAGTAGGTCCTATGGTTGAAGAAAAGTATGGCTCTAAAGAACTTTTTAAAATGATAATTTTCACAGCTTTCTTAACTGGATTTATAAATATAACATTTTCAAATAACGCTTTGCTAGGTGCAAGTGGTATTGTGTTCATGTTAATACTTTTAAGTTCATTTGCCAATGTGAAGCATGGTGAAATACCTCTTACTTTAATATTAGTTGTCATAGTATTTATGGGTAAAGAAATTTTTAGTGGTTTATTTATACAGGATAACATTGCTCATTCTGCGCACATAATAGGTGGACTTTGCGGCGGAGTTTTTGGTTATTTAAAAAATAGAAAAAAACTAGAATAA
- a CDS encoding GxGYxYP domain-containing protein, producing the protein MHKKLKSLIYTVVTFILIIILSVSLVNKTTSLESFGKSNVKLVLDSFRNKDTLPKNFRKTSNLTAINDKNLNIKGLDKLNISGSQQFSVNNLPILIKAIGTSLPITIVDLRQESHGFINEFAVSWVDEKNNANAGLTRKQVLLDEANKLKSIKLNVPITFYNHPKETIVPTKVQDENELVKSRALSYTRIPVRDGGIPTDDMVDYFIKFAKTQPQNSWVHFHCKHGIGRTATFMIMYDMVKNYKEVSADDIIKRQLALGNYDEDQVKSFNNNERMNFLQKFYTYCKENGDSFSVKWSDWKNAAGTKETSASPINFMMQNTSRYIKNPVFPKKIFAISQDSMTPAERTMVASLQGLVNGHCSFQIYTLDSTQPDYKVWLEDLNTNYKIPYKIISDPWQLLSLYKKYIDGYILYSNKSPKDPSINNACSLAALNKSIVVDESIEFKVRSNGITEIRGDCRNTDENWAYNNLWNNGLNHSIVIQLSPDKAASLRDYAIMSKSLVFYEDSIDKTSLRDKIFSSMTSNAICLGWGPDEFINVSTASKYGTSLVAADWSYNLTTLSAFPSQCIFRKPHLTIPQSGKFHYVTFIMSDGDNQQWNLGTNYSSTNWFGYPNRDRLSLGWSMSPSVYYLAPTVFNLYYESISNENTYNNFIVAPSGNGYVYPSKFNKSELNTYINTLNDYMKRVAEKYVAIIDDSAFNNIDLWDKFTKKDNIQGIFYLDYSRHDNFQGQILWSNNKPIVSCRDLLWNSIEEEDELVSKINSRVNSGEVNACNPKAFTFVYVHVWSKNARNVEEVINKLKQNSHVKVVTPEIFMQLIRNNVKH; encoded by the coding sequence TTGCACAAAAAATTGAAATCATTGATATATACTGTAGTGACATTTATATTAATTATTATATTATCTGTATCATTAGTAAATAAAACTACTTCTTTAGAATCTTTTGGGAAAAGTAATGTAAAGCTTGTTTTGGACTCATTTAGGAATAAAGATACTTTGCCTAAGAACTTTCGTAAGACTTCAAATTTAACTGCCATAAATGATAAAAATTTAAATATCAAAGGCTTGGATAAACTAAATATTTCAGGAAGTCAACAGTTTTCCGTAAATAATCTTCCTATTTTGATAAAGGCTATAGGAACATCTTTGCCCATAACGATTGTAGATTTGAGACAGGAGTCTCATGGTTTTATCAATGAATTTGCGGTCAGTTGGGTTGATGAAAAAAACAATGCTAATGCAGGTTTAACAAGAAAACAGGTTTTACTTGATGAAGCTAATAAATTAAAAAGCATAAAATTAAACGTCCCAATTACTTTTTATAATCATCCTAAAGAAACTATAGTTCCAACTAAAGTGCAAGACGAAAATGAACTTGTTAAATCCAGAGCTTTATCTTATACTAGAATACCAGTTAGAGATGGCGGAATACCTACAGATGATATGGTTGATTACTTTATAAAGTTTGCAAAAACTCAGCCTCAAAATTCATGGGTTCATTTTCACTGTAAACATGGTATAGGAAGGACTGCTACTTTTATGATCATGTATGATATGGTTAAAAATTATAAGGAAGTTAGTGCAGATGATATTATAAAAAGACAATTAGCACTCGGAAATTATGATGAAGACCAAGTTAAATCTTTTAACAATAATGAAAGAATGAATTTCTTACAAAAATTTTATACGTATTGTAAAGAAAATGGTGATTCCTTCAGTGTAAAGTGGAGCGATTGGAAAAATGCAGCTGGTACTAAGGAAACATCAGCTTCTCCCATTAATTTTATGATGCAAAATACTTCAAGGTATATAAAAAATCCAGTATTCCCCAAAAAAATATTTGCAATTTCTCAAGATTCAATGACGCCTGCTGAAAGAACAATGGTAGCTAGTCTTCAGGGACTAGTTAATGGCCATTGTTCTTTTCAAATATATACACTTGATTCTACCCAACCAGATTATAAAGTATGGTTAGAGGATTTAAACACTAACTATAAAATTCCTTATAAAATCATTTCAGATCCATGGCAATTACTAAGTTTATATAAGAAATACATAGATGGATACATACTTTATAGTAATAAGTCGCCGAAAGATCCTTCAATAAATAATGCCTGTTCTCTTGCAGCTTTAAATAAGTCTATAGTTGTTGATGAGTCCATAGAATTTAAGGTGAGAAGTAATGGTATTACAGAAATTAGAGGGGATTGTAGAAATACAGATGAAAACTGGGCTTACAATAATTTATGGAATAATGGGTTAAATCATTCTATTGTAATTCAACTTTCTCCTGATAAAGCAGCTTCATTAAGGGATTATGCCATAATGAGCAAGTCATTAGTGTTTTATGAAGACAGCATAGATAAGACAAGTTTAAGGGATAAGATATTTTCGTCTATGACGAGTAATGCCATTTGTTTAGGGTGGGGACCTGATGAGTTTATAAATGTAAGTACAGCATCAAAGTATGGTACAAGTCTGGTTGCTGCAGATTGGTCATATAATTTAACTACTTTAAGTGCTTTTCCATCACAATGTATTTTTAGAAAGCCTCATTTGACGATTCCTCAAAGCGGAAAATTTCATTATGTTACATTTATAATGTCTGATGGTGATAACCAGCAGTGGAATCTTGGGACTAACTATAGTTCTACTAATTGGTTTGGGTATCCAAATAGAGATAGACTTAGTTTGGGGTGGTCTATGAGTCCATCTGTATACTATTTAGCACCTACTGTTTTTAATTTATATTATGAGAGCATAAGTAATGAAAATACATATAATAATTTTATTGTAGCACCTTCTGGAAATGGGTATGTGTATCCAAGTAAATTTAATAAAAGTGAGTTAAACACATATATCAACACATTAAATGATTATATGAAAAGGGTAGCCGAAAAGTATGTTGCAATTATAGATGATTCAGCTTTTAATAATATTGATCTTTGGGATAAGTTCACTAAAAAGGACAATATTCAAGGAATATTTTATCTTGATTACAGTAGGCATGACAACTTTCAAGGACAAATTTTATGGTCCAACAATAAACCAATAGTATCCTGTAGAGATTTGCTTTGGAATAGCATTGAAGAGGAAGATGAATTAGTAAGTAAAATTAACAGCAGGGTCAATTCAGGTGAAGTAAATGCATGTAATCCTAAAGCATTCACATTTGTTTATGTTCATGTTTGGAGTAAAAATGCTCGCAATGTCGAAGAAGTTATAAATAAACTAAAGCAAAATTCTCATGTGAAAGTAGTTACTCCTGAAATATTTATGCAATTGATAAGAAACAATGTCAAACATTAG
- a CDS encoding helix-turn-helix domain-containing protein: protein MVDKLPECPVEIALLALGQKWKFLILRELMRSHGRALRFSEIKNGINNISDKMLSKNLKIMENEGIISRKVFAQVPPRVEYSLTELGMKLHPVLRSLFEWGLMYKQFIKVEKENENE from the coding sequence ATGGTAGATAAATTACCAGAATGTCCAGTAGAAATTGCGCTACTAGCATTAGGGCAAAAATGGAAATTTCTTATTTTGAGAGAACTTATGCGCTCTCATGGGAGAGCACTTAGATTTTCAGAAATAAAAAATGGCATAAACAATATTAGCGACAAAATGTTGTCAAAAAATTTAAAGATTATGGAGAACGAGGGCATTATATCAAGGAAAGTTTTTGCACAAGTGCCACCAAGAGTAGAATACTCACTAACAGAGTTAGGAATGAAACTTCATCCTGTTTTGCGCTCACTTTTCGAATGGGGACTAATGTATAAACAGTTTATCAAGGTGGAAAAGGAGAATGAAAATGAATAG
- the fabF gene encoding beta-ketoacyl-ACP synthase II: MKMNRVVITGMGVVSPIGNNLEEFWKNIKEGNHGIDFINSFDISNFPVKVAAQVKNFDPSLVLDKKGIRRTDSYCQYALEAARQAIIDCGTDFKEYNPYRLGVIIGSGIGGIHTLETEYKKFLREGNRHISPFTIPMLIPNMASGVVAMKYGFKGNNYGMVSACSTSAHTIGEAFTSIKYGKLDVCIAGGAESSITPFTLSGFNNMKTLTNSNNPDRASIPFDKDRDGFVMGEGSGIVILESLDSALKRNAKIYAELVGYGATEDAYHITCPDPSGQASCQAILSACTEANINPNEIDYINAHGTATPINDKYETNAIKLAFKEHAKDVFISSTKSMTGHLLGASGAVESIICSMALYDKFIPMTVGYKNFDPECDLNYVTKSGIQKDIKYALSNSMGFGGHNATLCFKKFDN, translated from the coding sequence ATGAAAATGAATAGAGTTGTAATTACAGGTATGGGGGTTGTTTCACCTATTGGAAATAATTTAGAAGAATTTTGGAAGAATATTAAAGAAGGAAATCACGGTATTGACTTTATCAATAGTTTTGATATAAGCAATTTTCCTGTTAAGGTAGCAGCACAAGTTAAAAATTTCGATCCTTCATTAGTTTTAGATAAAAAGGGTATACGAAGAACTGACTCATATTGTCAATATGCACTTGAAGCTGCACGTCAAGCCATTATAGATTGTGGTACCGATTTTAAAGAATATAACCCTTACCGTTTAGGAGTCATTATTGGAAGCGGTATTGGGGGAATACATACATTAGAAACTGAATATAAAAAATTTTTAAGGGAAGGAAACCGTCATATTTCTCCATTTACTATTCCTATGTTAATTCCAAATATGGCATCAGGAGTTGTTGCAATGAAGTATGGTTTTAAAGGGAATAACTATGGTATGGTATCCGCATGCAGTACTTCTGCTCATACAATCGGAGAAGCATTTACATCTATTAAATATGGTAAATTAGATGTTTGTATAGCAGGTGGAGCTGAATCATCCATTACTCCATTCACTTTAAGTGGATTTAATAACATGAAAACTTTAACAAACAGCAATAATCCTGATAGAGCTTCTATTCCATTTGATAAAGATAGAGATGGTTTTGTAATGGGTGAAGGTTCAGGTATTGTTATACTGGAAAGTTTAGATAGTGCACTAAAAAGGAATGCTAAAATATATGCAGAATTAGTTGGATACGGTGCTACTGAAGATGCGTACCATATTACTTGTCCTGATCCATCGGGACAAGCTTCATGTCAAGCTATTTTATCTGCATGTACAGAAGCAAATATAAACCCAAATGAAATTGATTATATAAATGCACACGGAACAGCAACTCCAATCAATGATAAATATGAAACGAATGCCATTAAACTTGCCTTTAAGGAACATGCAAAAGATGTTTTTATAAGTTCAACCAAATCTATGACAGGTCACTTGCTGGGAGCATCTGGAGCAGTTGAATCAATTATATGTTCGATGGCTTTATATGACAAATTTATTCCAATGACCGTTGGATATAAAAACTTCGACCCAGAGTGTGATTTAAACTATGTAACAAAATCAGGAATTCAAAAAGACATTAAGTATGCCCTTTCTAATTCTATGGGATTCGGCGGACACAATGCAACTTTATGTTTCAAGAAATTTGATAATTAA
- the greA gene encoding transcription elongation factor GreA — protein MKNILTQENVDKLKEELDYRMTVKRAEIAKEKLIAAAHGDRSENAEYKEACANYRENDNRIQYLLNMISTATVIDTKNTDKSVIGVNSKFKVKFIEDEDEETVSLVTTMDADPEDMLISIESDLGKALVGKKAGDIVEVDAPGEKYTIEILEML, from the coding sequence ATGAAGAACATATTAACACAAGAAAATGTGGATAAATTAAAAGAGGAATTAGATTATAGAATGACTGTAAAAAGAGCTGAAATAGCAAAGGAAAAGCTAATAGCTGCTGCACATGGTGATAGATCGGAAAATGCAGAATATAAAGAAGCTTGTGCAAACTATAGAGAAAATGATAATAGAATTCAGTACTTATTAAATATGATTTCAACTGCAACTGTAATAGATACTAAAAATACAGATAAATCAGTAATAGGAGTTAATAGTAAATTTAAAGTTAAATTCATAGAGGATGAAGATGAAGAAACTGTATCATTGGTAACTACTATGGATGCAGATCCAGAAGATATGCTTATAAGTATAGAATCAGATTTAGGAAAAGCGTTAGTGGGTAAAAAGGCTGGAGATATAGTTGAAGTTGATGCCCCAGGTGAAAAATATACAATAGAAATATTAGAAATGTTATAA
- a CDS encoding acyl-CoA thioester hydrolase/BAAT C-terminal domain-containing protein: MIKEMHSETACKLFKSLHFKHEYKHITYEKARHMLTVPFQSIYPSKKYPCDLESFAKANVDSWNETVKFLEKWLHK; this comes from the coding sequence ATGATAAAGGAAATGCATTCAGAAACAGCGTGTAAATTATTTAAAAGTTTACATTTTAAACATGAATATAAACACATTACCTATGAAAAGGCAAGACATATGTTAACAGTACCATTTCAATCAATATATCCATCAAAAAAATATCCATGCGATCTAGAAAGCTTTGCAAAAGCAAATGTTGATTCATGGAATGAGACAGTTAAATTTTTAGAAAAATGGTTACATAAATAA
- a CDS encoding alpha/beta fold hydrolase: MFGFTAFSHFSTKTPPILDSHGKALQGSIAELKEVKLNGRNEWISIRGKDKNKPVLLFLAGGPGGSEMAAVRYNLAVLGDNFVVVNWDQPGSCKSFGAINTKNITLNTYIQDGYALTDYLCKTFNKDKIYLVGESWGSALGIFLVKEHPEKYYSLMDGTFSNFTFARK, translated from the coding sequence ATGTTTGGATTTACAGCATTCAGCCATTTTTCAACTAAAACACCTCCAATATTGGATTCACATGGAAAGGCATTGCAAGGCAGTATCGCAGAACTAAAGGAGGTAAAATTAAATGGTCGTAATGAATGGATCAGCATACGAGGCAAAGATAAAAATAAACCTGTTCTGCTTTTCTTGGCAGGAGGACCTGGAGGTTCCGAAATGGCAGCTGTGCGTTATAACCTTGCAGTTCTCGGAGATAATTTTGTTGTAGTAAATTGGGATCAACCGGGTTCATGCAAGTCATTTGGCGCTATTAATACAAAAAATATAACGCTGAATACATATATTCAAGATGGATATGCATTGACAGATTATTTATGTAAAACATTCAATAAGGATAAAATTTATCTGGTGGGTGAATCATGGGGCAGTGCTCTCGGTATCTTCTTAGTAAAAGAGCATCCTGAAAAATATTATTCCTTAATGGATGGTACTTTTAGCAATTTTACATTTGCCAGAAAATGA
- a CDS encoding TetR/AcrR family transcriptional regulator has product MGKRELIIKAMEQLLMEDKGASCSVSDIAQKAGIGKGSIYYYYKSKEELFDAVVDYIYSRKINQYKEVITKDKLNALEKLEFIFKSYRNSAVDSSIDLYLHQQQNAAIHQKSLAKILNLLSPIIADIFNQGINEKLFICEKPGETAEIFISTFCFLFDHGIFEWTAEQIEKKAKALAYLFEKGLSAPEGSFKFLYS; this is encoded by the coding sequence ATGGGTAAGAGAGAACTAATAATTAAAGCAATGGAACAATTATTAATGGAAGACAAGGGAGCATCTTGTTCTGTAAGTGATATTGCACAAAAGGCAGGTATTGGAAAAGGAAGTATATATTACTACTATAAATCAAAGGAGGAGCTTTTTGATGCGGTTGTTGATTATATATATTCCCGAAAGATTAACCAGTACAAAGAAGTAATTACAAAGGACAAACTGAACGCTCTAGAAAAATTAGAGTTCATATTTAAAAGTTATCGTAATTCAGCTGTTGATTCTTCTATAGATTTATACCTTCATCAACAGCAAAACGCAGCTATACATCAAAAATCGCTTGCTAAAATACTAAATTTACTTTCTCCGATAATAGCAGATATCTTTAATCAAGGTATTAATGAAAAACTGTTTATTTGTGAAAAGCCAGGGGAAACTGCAGAAATATTTATATCCACATTTTGCTTTTTATTTGACCATGGTATTTTTGAGTGGACGGCAGAGCAAATAGAGAAAAAGGCTAAAGCCCTGGCTTATCTGTTTGAAAAGGGTTTAAGTGCACCGGAGGGGAGCTTTAAATTCTTATATAGTTAA